A single Methanobrevibacter sp. DNA region contains:
- a CDS encoding Na+/H+ antiporter NhaC family protein, which yields MEIDRNLKIGLIVAISIIALFVLSLLITNAPAGEDNAVRFGILTLLPPLVAIALAFITKETILSLFIGVFVGEFMVSVNDLNIVSSAINAFLAMGTQIISCMADPWNAGIILQCLLIGGIIQLVTKMGGAKALADAFAKRADTPRKAQLFTELLGLCVFFDDYANSLIVGPIMRPVMDKLHVSREKLAFVVDATAAPVAGIAIISTWIGLELSLIGQGFESIGMNVSAFGIFLQTIPFRFYNILILIFIVISALTYYEFGPMKEAEKKARARKEDDPVESLEATSFDDVKPVEGIKLSVWNAIIPIGVLIVGALIAFYWSGYTTILGGEDKALITLMQTSPLSFNGIFEALSASDASVALFQAALLASIVAIVMAVLQKIMTIEEAISEWVGGMKTIVITGVILLLAWSLGGVIGDLGTADYLVGILADTIPIFILPTLIFVLGALISFATGTSYGTMSILMPLTIPLAWAVNPEMGFVIVCTSGVLTGAIFGDHCSPISDTTILSSMGTSCNHISHVSTQIYYAIFVAAIAIIFGYIPAGFGIQWYFSIPVAIVVMYIGLRVLGEKVPFEESA from the coding sequence ATGGAAATTGACAGAAATTTAAAAATTGGATTGATAGTAGCTATTTCTATAATAGCTCTTTTCGTATTATCCTTGCTAATTACCAATGCACCAGCTGGAGAAGATAATGCAGTCCGTTTCGGAATCTTAACTCTCTTACCACCTCTTGTGGCTATTGCTTTAGCATTCATAACCAAAGAGACTATTTTATCCTTGTTCATTGGGGTATTCGTTGGAGAATTTATGGTTTCCGTTAACGACTTGAACATTGTCAGCTCAGCTATTAATGCATTTTTAGCAATGGGTACTCAAATTATTTCTTGTATGGCTGATCCATGGAATGCAGGTATTATCCTTCAATGTTTACTTATTGGTGGTATCATCCAATTGGTAACCAAGATGGGTGGTGCAAAAGCATTGGCAGATGCATTTGCTAAACGTGCTGACACTCCAAGGAAAGCTCAATTATTCACTGAACTTTTAGGATTATGTGTTTTCTTCGACGATTACGCTAACTCCTTGATTGTAGGTCCTATCATGAGACCTGTTATGGACAAACTTCACGTATCCAGAGAAAAATTAGCATTTGTAGTAGACGCAACCGCTGCTCCTGTAGCAGGTATCGCTATTATTTCCACTTGGATTGGATTGGAACTCAGTTTGATTGGTCAAGGTTTTGAATCCATTGGAATGAATGTAAGCGCATTCGGTATATTCTTGCAAACCATTCCATTCAGGTTCTATAACATTTTAATCTTGATCTTCATTGTTATTTCCGCACTCACTTACTACGAATTCGGACCAATGAAAGAAGCAGAGAAAAAAGCTCGTGCTAGAAAAGAAGATGACCCTGTTGAATCTCTTGAAGCAACCAGTTTTGATGATGTAAAACCTGTTGAAGGCATTAAATTATCCGTTTGGAATGCAATCATCCCTATTGGTGTATTGATTGTCGGTGCACTCATCGCATTCTACTGGAGCGGATACACCACCATCTTAGGTGGAGAAGACAAGGCTTTGATCACTTTAATGCAAACTTCCCCATTATCATTCAACGGTATTTTTGAAGCATTATCCGCTTCTGATGCATCCGTTGCATTGTTCCAAGCAGCATTGCTTGCTTCCATTGTAGCTATTGTCATGGCAGTATTACAAAAGATCATGACCATCGAAGAAGCTATCTCTGAATGGGTTGGCGGTATGAAAACCATTGTTATCACTGGTGTAATCTTACTCTTGGCTTGGTCATTAGGTGGAGTCATCGGTGACTTAGGTACTGCTGATTACTTAGTAGGTATCCTGGCAGATACAATACCTATATTTATTTTACCAACATTGATTTTCGTTTTAGGCGCTTTGATTTCCTTTGCAACAGGTACTTCCTATGGTACAATGAGTATTTTAATGCCATTAACCATTCCTCTTGCTTGGGCGGTTAACCCTGAAATGGGCTTTGTAATCGTATGTACCAGTGGTGTATTGACTGGTGCTATCTTCGGTGACCACTGTTCACCAATTTCAGATACCACTATTCTATCCTCTATGGGTACAAGCTGTAACCACATTTCTCACGTAAGTACTCAAATATACTATGCTATATTCGTTGCAGCTATTGCTATTATATT